In the genome of Vibrio ziniensis, the window CAAGTGGGTCACAATGCCAAAACTTTCGCACCTTTTGTTGATTGGATTACCTTTGGGTTTCGTTTCTCAGCCACTATTGGCCGCAGAGTCTGACCAGTTTTTGTGTGGAGGGACTCAAACCTCGACCAATGAACTTCCTCTGCTAAACAGCAATTGCCCCATTGGTCATGGATTGTGGGCCAATGCCACACCGAAAGGACAAGACTCCTTGTTCTGGATTCAGTGTGGGTTGTTAGATCAACCAATATCGTTGAACCAAGCGAAAGTACTCTACAAGCATATTTCAACGGATGTGTGGATGAAGCCTGAAGGTAAGGATTTACGTTGTTTGATAGGTCCTTACGAGGATTATGCAACGGCTAAAAAAGAACTCGCAGGGGTCAGGAGTGAGAAGCGGTACAAGGAAGCATTTATTCGTGAAGTACGCAAAGGTGAGCAAGATACGCCAGTTGTAACGAAGAAGCCTGTGACAAAGCCAAAGAGCGCACCTAAGAAAGTGGCAGAAGTGAAGCCAGCAGTGACCACGCCGAAGCCAATGGTTAAAGCTGAACCTAAAATGAAACCAGAGTCGTCCTCTAAATCCACTAAAGCCTCTGCATCGGTAGCTAAAGATGCTGCTATGGTCACTATCCGACGTGAGGCCACACTTAATGGTGTTCACTATGTTGTGCCTTATGTGATGGACGAAAAAGAACAGTTCTATATGGAGCATGATTTAGCATGGAATCGCTTAAGTTATGCTGCAGCAGAGAAGCGTTGCCAACAGCTGCAAATGCGCTTGGCGATGGAAGTGGAATGGAAACAACTGCTTGATTCTAAACTTATGGAAAAGGAAAACTGGCCGATTTACTTGCCTTATTGGGGGCTGAACAACAAAGGCTTCTTTACCACAGGTAAGGTAACAACCTTAAAAGGGGACTCCTTACTGAACGTTCTTTGCGTAAAATAATACCAGCCTGGATGAATGCGTGTTTGCTTATCGACGCCCATTCACTGATCAGGAAATTTTCCAGAATGGTATGATTAGGAAATTAATGTTATTGGTATTAATAAAAAACCCAGTGAAGTCACTGGGTTTTTTTATCGTTAGATAAGATGATTATGCATCTTCAGGAATCTTATGTGGTTGTGTACGGAAAAACTTCATTACAATCACAAAGAACACGGGAACGAAGAAGATTGCCAGAATCGTCGCAGCAAACATACCACCCACAACACCCCAACCAATTGCGTTACGGCTAGCCGCACCTGCACCAGTACTTAGTGCCAGTGGAAGTACACCCAAGATGAAGGCAAATGATGTCATCATAATTGGACGTAAACGCATACGACACGCTTCGACGGTTGCACTAATTAAGTCTTGTCCTTCGTCATAAAGTGCTTTCGCAAACTCAACAATCAGGATGGCGTTTTTCGCAGACAAACCAATGGTTGTTAACAAACCTACTTGGAAGTAGATGTCGTTAGATAGCGATTTCAATGTAGCTGCTGCAATAGCACCAAATACACCTAATGGAACCACCATGATGACAGAGAACGGCACACTCCAACTTTCGTATAGAGCTGCAAGGCTCAAGAATACGATTAGGATAGAGAGCGCATAAAGCAGTGGTGCTTGTGAGCCGGTTTGTACTTCTTGGTAGGAAGCTCCTGTCCACTGTAGACCAATCCCCTGAGGCAACTGAGCAACGATGTTACTGATGGCTTGCATTGCATCACCGGTACTCATACCCGCTGCCGCAGAACCTTGAATGTTCACCGCAGGAACACCATTGTAGCGTTCTAGACGAGGAGAACCGTAAGTCCAGTCGGTAGTTGCAAACGCTTTAAATGGAACCATCTCATCTTTGCTGTTTTTCACATGCCACAGACTAAGATCTTCTGGTGTCATACGGTATTGAGCATCCGCTTGCAGGTATACTTTTTTAACACGACCGTTATCGATAAAGTCGTTAACGTAGCTCGAACCCAGTGCTGTTGATAGCGTGCTGTTGATATCAGATACAGACAGACCCATCGCCATCGCTTTTTCATAGTCAATGTTGATGCGGAATTGAGGCGTATCTTCCATACCATTTGGACGAACACCGGTTAGATTCGGGTTTTGTGCCGCCATACCTAATAGCTGGTTACGCGCTTGGATCAGTTTGTCGTGCCCTAAGTTTGCGTTATCAGTGAGATAAGCATCAAAGCCTGTTGCGTTACCTAAACCCATGATCGCTGGAACGTTAAAGGTATAGATGTTTGCCTCTTTCACTTGAGAGAATGCACCCCAAGCACGACCAACAATAGCGTTTACTGACATCGCAGGGTTAGTACGTTCGTCCCAATCTTTAAGACGGATGAACGCCATACCCATGTTCTGACCTTGACCTGCGAAGCTGAAGCCTGAAACAGTAAAGACTGACAGAACAGAGTCAGATTCGTTTTCCATAAAGTGTTTTTCAACTTTATCCATCACTTCCAACGTTTGCTCTTGAGTTGAACCCGCTGGCAACTGGATGATGGAGAGGAAAATACCTTGGTCTTCTTCTGGAACGAAAGAAGTCGGTAGACGAGTCCAAAGAGTACCTAGAATAGCAACAATGATGACGTACATAGCAAGGTAGCGAATTCGTTGATTCACGCCTTTGCTCACTACATTTCTATAGCCGTGTGTACCGCGATCAAAGGCTGTGTTGAACCAAGCCAGTGGACCACGGCGAACGTGGTGTTCACCTTTATGCATTGGTTTTAGCAACGTTGCACAAAGTGCAGGAGTCAGAACCATTGCCACGATAACCGACAGTACCATTGACGATACGATAGTCAGTGAGAATTGACGGTAAATTGCACCCGCCGCGCCGCCGAAGAATGCCATCGGAATGAATACCGCACTCAGTACCATCGCGATACCGACTAGTGCTCCGGTAATCTGTCCCATCGATTTACGAGTAGCTTCACGCGGCGCAAGACCATCTTCAGCCATTACCCGCTCAACGTTCTCTACTACAACGATAGCATCGTCAACCAGCAGACCGATCGCCAGCACTAAACCGAACATGGTTAGGGTGTTGATCGAGAAACCAAATGCGGCCATAACACCGAAAGTACCAAGCAATACCACCGGAACGGCAATCGTTGGGATTAACGTTGCACGGAAGTTTTGCAAGAACAGATACATCACGAGGAATACTAGAACGATCGCTTCAATCAGCGTATGAACTACTTCTTCGATAGAAATCTGAACGAACGGCGTAGTGTCGTATGGATAGATAACCTCAATGTTGTCTGGGAACGTTGGGGTCATCTCTTGAATGCGAGCTTTCACTAGCTGAGAGGTTTCAAGCGCGTTAGCACCTGTTGCCAGCTTAATCGCAATACCAGCAGCGTATTTACCGTTGTACAGTGCAACAGCTTGGTAGCTTTCAGCGCCCAACTCAACACGAGCCACATCTTTCAAACGAATTTGCGCACCATCGGTGTCAACGCGTAATAGGATGTTTTGGAACTCAGAGACCGTTCTCATACGGCTTTGCGCAGTAATGGTTGCGTTTAGACGCTGCCCTTTCACTGATGGCGCTGCACCTAACTGGCCCACAGACACTTGCGTGTTCTGTGCACTGATCGCTGACTTCACCTGAGCTGGTGTTAGGCTGTATTTGTTCAGTTTATTTGGATCCAGCCAGATACGCATTGCGTTCTGTGCACCAAACACTTGAACTTCACCCACACCTTGAACACGGCTTAGTGGATCTTTTACGTTCGAAATCATGTAGTCAGAAAGGTCAGTGTTGTCCATGCTGCCGTCTGTTGAGACGAAGCCAACAACCATCAAGAATGAGCTAGATGATTTTGAAACGGTAATACCTTGTTGTTGTACTTCGCTTGGTAGAGTCGCTTCTGCTAAGGCGAGTTTGTTCTGTACCTGAACTTGAGCGATATCCGCATCCGTACCACTTTCAAAAGTCAGTGTGATGCTGAAAGAACCCGATGAACTACTTTGAGACGACATATAAATCAGGTTATCAATCCCGTTCATATTTTGTTCGATCGTCTGTGTCACACTGTTTTCGACCGTATCAGCAGATGCACCAGGATAGGTACCTGATATGATTACTGTCGGCGGTGCGATATCCGGATATTGGGATACCGGTAGTGTCATGATCGACAGCACACCTGCTAGCATGATGATTATTGCAATCACCCAAGCAAAGATTGGGCGATCTATAAAAAATCGAGCCATATCTTATTGTTCCTTAGATGATTCCATGACTTGTGGGTTAACCGTGCTGCCAGCACGTACTTTTTGCAGACCTGCCACAATGACGGTTTCACCAGCTTCTAAGCCAGAATCAATCAACCATTGAGAACCTACGGTATGTGTTGCAACAACGGCTCGGCTTTCAACTACGTTTTCAGCATTAACAACTAAAACAGAGGCTTCACCACGAGCGTTGCGGCTTAGTGCTGTTTGAGGAACAAGAATGGCGTTTGCACGGTCTTCTGTTGGTAGTTGAGCTCGAACATAAAGACCTGGTAATAGGAATTGATCTGGGTTTGGCAGAGTTGCACGAACGTTTACCGTACCAGTGTTTTCATTAACAGATACTTCAGCAAATTGTAGCGTTGCTTTTTGCTCGATCGGCGTACCGTCATCTAGGAATAAATTGATGCCTTTCAGTTCATCTTTTTCTTTACCTGCACTTTGGCGCAGTTTTAGAAGTTCGTTACTTGGTTGAGAAAGGTCAACATAAAGAGGGTCTAGCTGCTGAATGGTTGCAAGCGCATCCGTTTGGTTAGCAGTAACCAATGCACCTTCTGTGACAATTGAACGACCGATACGACCTGAAATTGGTGCTTTAATGTGCGTGTAATCAAGGTCGATTTGTGCAGCGTTAACATTCGCTTGTGCCGCTTTTACTGAAGCCAATGCTTCTTTGTAAGTTGCTTGGGCATCTTCATAATCTTGTTGACTTACTGCGTGCTTTTTAACCAGTTCGTTATAGCGTTTTGCTTGAAGCTCTGTACGGCTTAATGTTGCTTCTGCTTTTGCTAGGTTCGCTTTCATACTTGCCAATGACGCTTGGTAAGTTGAAGCATCAAGTTCAAATAGAACATCACCTTTTTCAACTAAGCTACCTTCAACAAATTTACGTGCAGTAATAATACCGCGTACCTGAGGACGTACTTCTGCGATTCGGAAAGCATTCGTACGACCAGGCAAGGTGCTAGTTACATTAACAGACTGAGTCGCTACTTTAATAACGTCTACCGCTACAGCTGGTGCAGCACCGTTAGCTACCGCCGCTGGCTTGGCGTCTGGTTGACATCCTGCAAGCACAATTGCTGCTGCAATTGTGGTCAACCAAGTTTTCGACAAGGATTTACCTTGGCCCATATGTTTCTCTCCTTTACCACTAGAACTCATCCTGCACGCTTCCTTTTTATGCTTTGAAGGTAGTCGATAGGCAGAACGCTAATTGGAACTCAAATGTAGTTATACAAATATTGATAGTATAAATAACCCGCAGTTAATAATTGGTTAAGACATCGGTTCGTTACAACTTGTAAGGATGACTTTGTCATTTATTGCACAGTTGGACAAGACCCTACACGCAATTCATCACTAATACTAATGAAAAAGATGAAAATATATGCTTGGCAAACTTTTGCGGTGGAAAGTGAGAATTAAAAATGGAGTGCAGGAGACGAAAAAGCGGCCTACTCAAAGAGCAAACCGCTTGAGAGATTCTGCGTTATTTAGCGATTCGTACGATAGGGTTGGTTAAGCATGTCGGTCCGCCTTCACAAGCCATGCATAGAGCCTCACCTTCAAAAACAGTTACTTTAGTGCCGCTCTCTTCCATTACTGATTTCGTTTTTGGGAAGCCATCGATCATGATGCAGTGATCGGGTGAAGTAGGCAGAACATTCAGGTTGAGCCCAAACGAAGCCTCAAATTCATCCGCAGGCGCGACCACCATTTCGATGCCACGCTGTTTCAGTAGAGTCCAAAGTGCTGCTGGAATCAGTGGCGGGTGAACCAAATATTTAGTTTCCGTGAGTGGAGAAATGACAGACATGAGATGCAAACATGCTTCTTCGCCTGTCCAGTAAGGCATATCAAATCCAAGTACGGTTACTCCGTGAGGATTGAGTAATTGGTTGAGTTGCTCAACACCTTCTCGGTTGGAGCGAAATCCTAGTCCGACGATGAGCGTGCTTTCGTCCAACCAAATGATGTCGCCACCTTCCACTTTAGCGTCGCCCGTTAATTCACCCAGCACCGGAATTCCCGCTTTCTCGTAAGCGCGTTTGTGCAGTGCAGGCTCAGGAGTGCGTAGCGGTTTACCCATGCGAAGTGGGATTGCACCCGCTTTGGTCACCAATGATGCATCTCTGGTAAACATCGCATCAGCCAGCTCTTCACTCGCTTCGTCAATCCAGACTATTTCTGCACCAGAAGTTTCAATCAGGCTGGCAAACTCGTCATACTGTTGCAGTGCTTTTTCAGCATTGAACAGTGAGTTGTAGTGCCATTTCTGCGGGTCGGCGTTCAGCAGACTATTTCCAGGGCGGCGCATCAGTACGCGTGTCATTGGTTCAGCCATTAATTGGCAGCCGTAGTTCCCCATTGCATTCTCCTTATGACTGGGTAATTAAACTCTGTGTTAAACATTATACAAATGTATAAATTTATACAAGTGTATAATTTTGATTTTGAAAATGAGCTTTTGGGTTATGATAGTCACAGAGCGTTGAATGAAGGCTTGATTGGATGGCTCCACCTTTGGTGATATAGCCACAAGCAGCTGAAATAGAATGGAATGAAATGAGTAAGCAAAACAAAGCACCAAGAGAAGAAGCATCAAACAATCGCAAAGATGAGTTGATTGAAGCTACACTGCGTCTAATCGCAACCGATGGGATTAAAGCTGCTACGGTTCGTTCTATTTCTGAACAGGCAAAGGTTACTCAAGGACTGATTCGTTATCATTTCAAGAGTAAAGACGACCTCATCATTGCTGCTTATGAAAAGCACATGACCAATCTAATCGATTTGGCAGCGCAAGCCGCAGAAGGTGAGTTCGATTGTGCTAAGAAACGCCTAGCTCGTTTCGTTCAGGCTTCAGTATTGCCACCGA includes:
- a CDS encoding efflux RND transporter permease subunit, which encodes MARFFIDRPIFAWVIAIIIMLAGVLSIMTLPVSQYPDIAPPTVIISGTYPGASADTVENSVTQTIEQNMNGIDNLIYMSSQSSSSGSFSITLTFESGTDADIAQVQVQNKLALAEATLPSEVQQQGITVSKSSSSFLMVVGFVSTDGSMDNTDLSDYMISNVKDPLSRVQGVGEVQVFGAQNAMRIWLDPNKLNKYSLTPAQVKSAISAQNTQVSVGQLGAAPSVKGQRLNATITAQSRMRTVSEFQNILLRVDTDGAQIRLKDVARVELGAESYQAVALYNGKYAAGIAIKLATGANALETSQLVKARIQEMTPTFPDNIEVIYPYDTTPFVQISIEEVVHTLIEAIVLVFLVMYLFLQNFRATLIPTIAVPVVLLGTFGVMAAFGFSINTLTMFGLVLAIGLLVDDAIVVVENVERVMAEDGLAPREATRKSMGQITGALVGIAMVLSAVFIPMAFFGGAAGAIYRQFSLTIVSSMVLSVIVAMVLTPALCATLLKPMHKGEHHVRRGPLAWFNTAFDRGTHGYRNVVSKGVNQRIRYLAMYVIIVAILGTLWTRLPTSFVPEEDQGIFLSIIQLPAGSTQEQTLEVMDKVEKHFMENESDSVLSVFTVSGFSFAGQGQNMGMAFIRLKDWDERTNPAMSVNAIVGRAWGAFSQVKEANIYTFNVPAIMGLGNATGFDAYLTDNANLGHDKLIQARNQLLGMAAQNPNLTGVRPNGMEDTPQFRINIDYEKAMAMGLSVSDINSTLSTALGSSYVNDFIDNGRVKKVYLQADAQYRMTPEDLSLWHVKNSKDEMVPFKAFATTDWTYGSPRLERYNGVPAVNIQGSAAAGMSTGDAMQAISNIVAQLPQGIGLQWTGASYQEVQTGSQAPLLYALSILIVFLSLAALYESWSVPFSVIMVVPLGVFGAIAAATLKSLSNDIYFQVGLLTTIGLSAKNAILIVEFAKALYDEGQDLISATVEACRMRLRPIMMTSFAFILGVLPLALSTGAGAASRNAIGWGVVGGMFAATILAIFFVPVFFVIVMKFFRTQPHKIPEDA
- a CDS encoding efflux RND transporter periplasmic adaptor subunit, which translates into the protein MSSSGKGEKHMGQGKSLSKTWLTTIAAAIVLAGCQPDAKPAAVANGAAPAVAVDVIKVATQSVNVTSTLPGRTNAFRIAEVRPQVRGIITARKFVEGSLVEKGDVLFELDASTYQASLASMKANLAKAEATLSRTELQAKRYNELVKKHAVSQQDYEDAQATYKEALASVKAAQANVNAAQIDLDYTHIKAPISGRIGRSIVTEGALVTANQTDALATIQQLDPLYVDLSQPSNELLKLRQSAGKEKDELKGINLFLDDGTPIEQKATLQFAEVSVNENTGTVNVRATLPNPDQFLLPGLYVRAQLPTEDRANAILVPQTALSRNARGEASVLVVNAENVVESRAVVATHTVGSQWLIDSGLEAGETVIVAGLQKVRAGSTVNPQVMESSKEQ
- a CDS encoding SPOR domain-containing protein, which codes for MDIKWVTMPKLSHLLLIGLPLGFVSQPLLAAESDQFLCGGTQTSTNELPLLNSNCPIGHGLWANATPKGQDSLFWIQCGLLDQPISLNQAKVLYKHISTDVWMKPEGKDLRCLIGPYEDYATAKKELAGVRSEKRYKEAFIREVRKGEQDTPVVTKKPVTKPKSAPKKVAEVKPAVTTPKPMVKAEPKMKPESSSKSTKASASVAKDAAMVTIRREATLNGVHYVVPYVMDEKEQFYMEHDLAWNRLSYAAAEKRCQQLQMRLAMEVEWKQLLDSKLMEKENWPIYLPYWGLNNKGFFTTGKVTTLKGDSLLNVLCVK
- a CDS encoding dimethylarginine dimethylaminohydrolase family protein, yielding MGNYGCQLMAEPMTRVLMRRPGNSLLNADPQKWHYNSLFNAEKALQQYDEFASLIETSGAEIVWIDEASEELADAMFTRDASLVTKAGAIPLRMGKPLRTPEPALHKRAYEKAGIPVLGELTGDAKVEGGDIIWLDESTLIVGLGFRSNREGVEQLNQLLNPHGVTVLGFDMPYWTGEEACLHLMSVISPLTETKYLVHPPLIPAALWTLLKQRGIEMVVAPADEFEASFGLNLNVLPTSPDHCIMIDGFPKTKSVMEESGTKVTVFEGEALCMACEGGPTCLTNPIVRIAK